One Microbacterium marinum genomic window carries:
- a CDS encoding site-2 protease family protein — MTVLAFVIGVVVLVLGLAVSIALHEIGHLLPAKAFGVRVGQYMIGFGPTLWSRRFGETEYGVKALPLGGYISMAGMYPPSSTDDAVPSRRGRMFATMIQDARAVNDETLAGDGAGRAFYQLPVLKRVVIMLGGPAMNFFLALVLFAIMFSGIGVQTATTTVAAVNECVLPAGTEQTECAPGDPASPAAAGGILPGDVIVSVDGADVATFAEASAIIQESPEEPVTIVVDRDGARESLQVTPVLAEREVQGADGEVRTAEVGFVGMTASVEYVPQPIWQGPQAAIEQAGQVVGIMWQLPVRVYETAVDTFTGAGRDPNGPLSVVGAGRLAGEVAATDQPIVNRVSGILALLGSLNIALFIFNLIPLLPLDGGHVVVALWDGVKRLWARLTRRGDPRPVDATKLVPVTYVVVIGLILMGGTLILADIVNPVQLFG; from the coding sequence GTGACCGTTCTCGCATTCGTCATCGGTGTCGTCGTCCTCGTGCTGGGGCTCGCCGTCTCGATCGCCCTCCACGAGATCGGGCATCTTCTTCCGGCGAAGGCCTTCGGGGTTCGCGTCGGCCAGTACATGATCGGCTTCGGGCCCACGCTGTGGTCGCGCCGCTTCGGCGAGACCGAGTACGGCGTGAAGGCTCTGCCGCTCGGCGGGTACATCTCGATGGCGGGCATGTATCCGCCCTCGTCGACGGACGACGCCGTGCCGTCGCGTCGAGGGCGGATGTTCGCCACGATGATCCAAGACGCACGCGCGGTCAACGACGAGACGCTCGCCGGCGACGGCGCGGGACGTGCGTTCTATCAGCTTCCCGTCCTCAAGCGTGTCGTCATCATGCTGGGCGGACCGGCGATGAACTTCTTCCTCGCCCTGGTGCTCTTCGCGATCATGTTCTCCGGTATCGGGGTGCAGACGGCGACCACGACGGTCGCCGCCGTGAACGAATGCGTCCTGCCCGCCGGCACGGAGCAGACCGAGTGTGCTCCGGGCGATCCCGCATCACCGGCTGCCGCCGGCGGCATCCTGCCGGGGGATGTCATCGTCTCGGTCGACGGCGCCGACGTCGCGACGTTCGCCGAGGCATCGGCGATCATCCAGGAATCCCCGGAGGAGCCGGTGACCATCGTGGTCGACCGGGATGGCGCGCGAGAGTCTCTGCAGGTCACTCCCGTGCTGGCCGAGCGCGAGGTGCAGGGCGCCGACGGTGAGGTGCGGACCGCCGAGGTCGGCTTCGTCGGCATGACGGCGAGCGTCGAGTACGTTCCGCAGCCGATCTGGCAGGGTCCCCAGGCCGCCATCGAGCAGGCGGGACAGGTCGTCGGCATCATGTGGCAGCTGCCGGTGCGCGTGTACGAGACGGCGGTCGACACCTTCACCGGTGCCGGGCGCGACCCGAACGGTCCGCTCTCCGTCGTCGGCGCGGGTCGGCTGGCGGGCGAGGTGGCGGCGACGGATCAGCCGATCGTCAACCGCGTCTCGGGCATTCTCGCGCTGCTGGGATCGCTCAACATCGCACTGTTCATCTTCAACCTGATCCCCCTCCTCCCGCTCGATGGCGGGCACGTCGTCGTGGCGCTGTGGGACGGGGTGAAGCGGCTGTGGGCTCGCCTCACCCGGCGGGGAGACCCGCGTCCGGTCGATGCGACCAAGCTGGTCCCGGTGACGTACGTCGTGGTGATCGGACTGATCCTGATGGGCGGCACGCTGATCCTCGCCGACATCGTCAACCCGGTGCAGCTGTTCGGCTGA
- a CDS encoding anthranilate synthase family protein, translating to MSGTALVDLAELAASGAPFALLARDGSTVEVLTGDVVDVELLADIPLTDAAGTPREVLALVPFRQVVERGFECHDDGAPLRCLVVSGRDTLGLADALSQLPGAPVPLRDAGFDIADEDYADIVRRVIAEEIGRGEGANFVIRRDYTAAVDTDPVIAGLTWFRALLEHERGAYWTFLVSTPGHLAVGASPEAHVSAQAGESGVSTVTMNPISGTFRHPAGGPARETLADFLASTKETEELFMVVDEELKMMSAVCSDGGRITGPHLKEMSRLTHTEYMLRGTSTMDPRDILRETMFAPTVTGSPMQNACTVITRHERSPRGYYSGVAALFTPRGDGGHDLDAPILIRTAYLVDGRLRVPVGATLVRHSDPYGEVGETHGKAAGVLGAIGAIDRAVAPVDEDAPAGAPRPLADDPGIAELLASRNARLAPFWLDPQAAPGGGPFAGRDAVVVDAEDRFTTMLAHQLRHLGFAVSILPWREADPERIAAAALVVAGPGPGDPRDDTSERIRRMREIVGSRLAAGSPLLAVCLSHQVLADRLGIDLAPLTSPHQGLQKTVDVFGSPASIGFYNTFTARVAPGTQHLGETEVAADLSTGDVYALRGPRYASIQGHLESILSGDGLITLERLVTHALTPTHA from the coding sequence ATGTCCGGCACCGCCCTCGTCGACCTCGCCGAACTCGCCGCCTCCGGCGCGCCGTTCGCCCTCCTCGCCCGCGACGGCTCCACCGTCGAGGTCCTGACCGGCGATGTCGTCGACGTCGAGCTTCTCGCCGACATCCCCCTGACGGATGCCGCGGGCACCCCGCGCGAGGTGCTCGCCCTCGTCCCGTTCCGCCAGGTGGTCGAGCGCGGATTCGAGTGCCACGACGACGGCGCACCGCTCCGGTGCCTCGTCGTCTCGGGTCGCGACACGCTCGGCCTCGCCGATGCCCTGTCGCAGCTGCCCGGCGCGCCGGTTCCCCTGCGGGACGCAGGCTTCGACATCGCGGATGAGGATTACGCCGACATCGTCCGGCGGGTCATCGCCGAGGAGATCGGCCGGGGCGAAGGCGCCAACTTCGTCATCCGGCGCGACTACACGGCCGCGGTCGACACCGACCCGGTGATCGCGGGACTCACCTGGTTCCGGGCCCTGCTCGAACACGAACGCGGGGCGTACTGGACTTTCCTCGTCTCCACGCCCGGCCACCTCGCCGTCGGCGCGAGCCCGGAAGCGCACGTCAGTGCGCAGGCAGGCGAGTCCGGCGTCAGCACCGTGACCATGAATCCGATCTCGGGCACCTTCCGGCATCCCGCCGGGGGCCCCGCCCGAGAGACGCTCGCCGACTTCCTCGCCTCGACCAAGGAGACCGAAGAGCTCTTCATGGTCGTCGACGAGGAGCTGAAGATGATGTCGGCCGTGTGCAGCGACGGTGGACGGATCACCGGGCCGCACCTGAAGGAGATGTCCCGGCTCACCCACACCGAGTACATGCTCCGGGGCACAAGCACGATGGATCCGCGCGACATCCTGCGCGAGACCATGTTCGCCCCCACGGTCACCGGCTCCCCCATGCAGAACGCCTGCACGGTCATCACGCGTCACGAGCGCTCTCCGCGCGGCTACTACTCGGGCGTCGCCGCACTCTTCACACCGCGCGGCGACGGAGGTCACGACCTCGATGCCCCGATCCTCATCCGCACCGCCTACCTCGTGGACGGTCGCCTGCGCGTCCCCGTCGGTGCCACCCTCGTCCGCCACTCCGACCCATACGGCGAGGTCGGCGAGACGCACGGCAAAGCGGCCGGCGTCCTCGGCGCGATCGGCGCGATCGACCGGGCCGTCGCCCCGGTGGACGAGGACGCCCCCGCGGGCGCACCCCGGCCGCTCGCGGACGATCCCGGAATCGCCGAGCTGCTCGCCTCACGCAACGCACGACTCGCGCCTTTCTGGCTCGACCCTCAGGCCGCGCCCGGTGGGGGTCCCTTCGCCGGTCGCGACGCCGTCGTCGTGGATGCCGAAGATCGCTTCACCACGATGCTCGCCCACCAGCTGCGCCACCTCGGCTTCGCGGTGTCGATCCTCCCCTGGCGCGAGGCGGACCCGGAACGGATCGCCGCCGCAGCGCTCGTCGTGGCCGGACCCGGCCCGGGCGACCCCCGCGACGACACCAGCGAGCGCATCCGGCGGATGCGCGAGATCGTCGGCTCCCGCCTGGCCGCCGGCTCGCCCCTGCTCGCCGTGTGCCTCAGCCATCAGGTGCTCGCCGATCGACTCGGCATCGATCTCGCGCCCCTGACGAGTCCGCACCAGGGCCTGCAGAAGACGGTCGACGTCTTCGGCAGCCCCGCCTCGATCGGGTTCTACAACACCTTCACCGCCCGCGTCGCGCCCGGGACACAGCACCTGGGTGAGACGGAGGTCGCGGCCGACCTGTCCACCGGCGATGTCTACGCCCTCCGCGGGCCGCGCTATGCGTCGATCCAGGGCCACCTCGAGTCGATCCTGTCCGGCGACGGACTCATCACGCTGGAGCGCCTCGTCACGCACGCGCTGACGCCGACGCACGCCTGA
- the ispG gene encoding flavodoxin-dependent (E)-4-hydroxy-3-methylbut-2-enyl-diphosphate synthase: MPAVNIGMPRVPEVLAPRRKSRQIKVGKVLVGGDAPVTVQSMTTTPTTNINATLQQIAELTASGCEIVRVAVPHQADADVLHIIAAKSQIPVIADIHFQPRYIYSAIDAGCGAVRVNPGNIREFDGNVGQIAAAAKAAGVSLRIGVNAGSLDKRLLEKHGKATAEALVESAVWEASLFEEHDFHDFKISVKHNDPVVMVKAYRMLAERGDWPLHLGVTEAGPAFQGTIKSATAFGILLSEGIGDTIRVSLSAPPAEEVKVGHQILQSLNLRERKLEIVSCPSCGRAQVDVYTLADNVTEGLKDMTVPLRVAVMGCVVNGPGEAREADLGVASGNGKGQIFVKGEVIKTVPEADIVATLIEEANRIADEMGPDAPIGTAQVVTS, translated from the coding sequence GTGCCAGCTGTGAACATCGGGATGCCCCGCGTGCCGGAGGTCCTCGCCCCCCGTCGTAAGAGCCGTCAGATCAAGGTCGGCAAGGTGCTCGTCGGCGGCGATGCCCCGGTCACCGTGCAGTCCATGACGACGACGCCGACGACGAACATCAACGCGACGCTGCAGCAGATCGCCGAGCTCACCGCGTCCGGTTGCGAGATCGTCCGCGTGGCGGTGCCGCACCAGGCGGATGCCGACGTGCTGCACATCATCGCGGCCAAGAGCCAGATCCCGGTCATCGCCGACATCCACTTCCAGCCCCGCTACATCTACAGTGCCATCGACGCGGGATGCGGCGCGGTGCGTGTGAACCCCGGCAACATCCGTGAGTTCGACGGCAATGTCGGCCAGATCGCCGCGGCTGCGAAGGCGGCCGGCGTCTCGCTGCGTATCGGTGTGAACGCCGGTTCGCTCGATAAGCGTCTGCTCGAGAAGCACGGCAAGGCGACCGCCGAAGCCCTCGTAGAGAGCGCGGTGTGGGAAGCGTCGCTGTTCGAAGAGCACGACTTCCACGACTTCAAGATCTCGGTGAAGCACAACGACCCGGTCGTCATGGTGAAGGCCTACCGCATGCTCGCCGAGCGGGGCGACTGGCCGCTGCACCTCGGCGTGACCGAGGCCGGCCCGGCGTTCCAGGGTACGATCAAGTCCGCGACCGCGTTCGGCATCCTGCTCTCCGAGGGTATCGGCGACACGATCCGCGTCTCCCTGTCGGCGCCGCCGGCCGAGGAGGTCAAGGTCGGGCATCAGATCCTGCAGTCGCTGAACCTCCGCGAGCGCAAGCTCGAGATCGTCTCGTGCCCCTCGTGCGGCCGCGCGCAGGTCGACGTCTACACGCTGGCCGACAACGTGACCGAGGGCCTCAAGGACATGACGGTGCCGCTCCGCGTGGCTGTCATGGGCTGCGTCGTGAACGGGCCGGGCGAGGCGCGTGAGGCCGACCTCGGCGTCGCCTCCGGTAACGGCAAGGGCCAGATTTTCGTCAAGGGCGAGGTCATCAAGACCGTTCCCGAGGCTGACATCGTCGCCACGCTCATCGAGGAGGCGAACCGCATCGCGGACGAGATGGGACCCGATGCGCCCATCGGAACGGCGCAGGTCGTCACGTCCTGA